The following are from one region of the Aequoribacter fuscus genome:
- a CDS encoding LacI family DNA-binding transcriptional regulator: MAGVSQSTVSRALRNSPLVNPETRAKVHEIAKQLNYKVDKNAASLRTQQSQTLALLLFEDRATDDSMINPFFLSMLGNITRAAANAGYDLLVSFQQLSEDWHSEYEVASRADGLILLGYGDYITYQPKLEVLAQEGAHFIIWGPIVQGQPGHSLGCDNYLGGTIAANHLIELGRRKPVFIGDASEHCPEFLLRYEGFCDTLKKAGIDPPAPQFALNEEQAGYQAMQGLLESKVDFDSLFTASDLMAIGAMKALKQKGIKVPEQISVIGFDDIMASQYVNPALTTVHQDTQRSGEILVQNLIALIRGEEVDSQLIRPSLVVRDSCGAKRYSNG; encoded by the coding sequence ATGGCTGGAGTTTCCCAGTCGACTGTTTCTCGCGCGTTAAGAAACAGCCCTTTGGTCAACCCAGAAACTCGCGCTAAAGTGCATGAGATCGCCAAGCAGCTTAACTACAAAGTCGATAAAAACGCAGCCAGTCTAAGAACCCAGCAGAGTCAAACGCTTGCGTTGTTGTTGTTTGAAGATCGAGCGACCGATGACTCCATGATCAACCCGTTCTTTCTATCGATGCTGGGCAATATCACCCGCGCCGCAGCGAACGCTGGGTATGATTTATTGGTATCATTCCAGCAACTAAGTGAAGACTGGCACAGCGAATACGAGGTGGCCAGTCGTGCCGATGGTCTTATTTTATTGGGCTATGGTGACTACATTACCTATCAACCAAAACTCGAAGTACTGGCCCAAGAAGGCGCCCACTTTATTATCTGGGGGCCTATTGTTCAGGGCCAACCCGGGCACTCTTTGGGGTGCGACAACTATTTAGGTGGAACCATTGCGGCGAATCATCTGATTGAACTGGGACGTCGGAAACCGGTATTCATTGGCGACGCATCTGAGCACTGCCCTGAATTCTTGCTTCGGTACGAGGGTTTCTGCGACACGCTAAAAAAGGCCGGAATTGACCCTCCAGCTCCGCAATTCGCACTGAACGAAGAGCAAGCGGGCTATCAGGCGATGCAAGGCCTCTTGGAATCTAAAGTCGACTTCGACTCCTTGTTCACCGCAAGTGATCTGATGGCGATTGGGGCAATGAAAGCATTGAAGCAGAAAGGTATAAAAGTGCCCGAGCAGATTTCCGTTATTGGCTTTGATGACATCATGGCGTCGCAGTACGTGAATCCCGCTCTGACCACTGTGCACCAAGACACTCAGCGCTCGGGTGAGATACTAGTGCAGAACTTAATTGCGTTGATTCGCGGCGAAGAAGTCGACTCTCAACTCATTCGCCCGTCGTTAGTCGTGCGCGACTCTTGTGGAGCCAAACGCTACTCGAATGGGTAA
- a CDS encoding Ppx/GppA phosphatase family protein: MSSDLYAALDLGSNSFHLLVGRLQGDKIETVDRVKDTVRLAAGLQPDRSLSEEAKTRALESLARFAQRIGGIPSKQVRVVATNTFRVASESGKFRKQAEAALGAPIEIISGQEEARLIFLGVAKDFAPDRQKRLVVDIGGGSTELIIGKREPQLLESLHMGCVTWTQRYFPKGMDVSRYKKAVINAKSVLQPHVKKFSSIGFADTVGSSGTIRAIGELMPLVGGNAHEITLKGLQDLADRWINKPEKLDLSGVSSSRLAVLPGGLAVLQALLESLPIEVMHTSVYTMKEGVLYDLAGKTAHHDRRERTVSRMMSMYNADVEQADRVYDSAELLLEKVAEHVQHEVEVAREYLEWATDLHEIGFAVAHGGHQKLGAWLVENSDMPGFTRREQATLSFLIRNQRKAITPNTSDYGIVEDWVLVLVLRLAILLNRSRTPQKMPRLEFKLKSKRFELHIPADWLGEHPLTNFDLERETNYWSAVGIEFTVCET, from the coding sequence TTGTCGTCTGATTTGTACGCAGCGCTTGATTTGGGTTCCAACAGTTTCCATCTGCTGGTCGGGCGCCTTCAAGGCGACAAAATCGAAACCGTTGATCGCGTTAAAGATACTGTGCGCTTGGCCGCAGGTCTACAGCCAGATCGCAGTTTGTCAGAAGAGGCAAAAACTCGTGCCCTTGAGAGTCTTGCGCGCTTTGCTCAGCGTATTGGCGGCATCCCGTCCAAGCAGGTTAGGGTCGTCGCAACCAACACCTTCCGAGTCGCTTCAGAATCAGGAAAATTTCGCAAACAAGCCGAAGCTGCCTTGGGCGCACCCATCGAAATCATCAGCGGACAAGAAGAAGCGCGCTTAATTTTTTTAGGTGTCGCCAAAGACTTTGCGCCCGATCGACAAAAACGTCTGGTGGTTGACATCGGAGGTGGATCAACAGAGCTGATCATTGGCAAACGTGAACCGCAACTGCTTGAAAGTTTGCATATGGGGTGTGTCACTTGGACACAACGATACTTCCCCAAAGGCATGGATGTGAGCCGCTATAAAAAGGCCGTGATCAATGCGAAAAGCGTACTTCAACCCCATGTAAAAAAGTTCAGCAGCATAGGCTTCGCTGACACAGTAGGCTCCTCGGGCACGATTAGAGCCATTGGTGAATTGATGCCGCTAGTCGGTGGTAATGCTCACGAAATCACCTTAAAGGGCCTACAAGATCTTGCGGATCGCTGGATCAACAAGCCTGAAAAACTTGATCTCTCGGGCGTATCGAGCAGCCGTCTCGCGGTCTTACCCGGTGGCTTAGCGGTATTGCAAGCCTTGCTTGAATCCCTCCCGATCGAAGTCATGCACACGTCGGTTTACACCATGAAAGAAGGTGTGCTGTACGACTTGGCTGGCAAAACAGCCCATCACGATCGTCGCGAACGCACCGTGAGCCGTATGATGAGCATGTATAACGCCGACGTCGAGCAAGCCGACCGTGTCTATGACAGCGCCGAACTGTTATTGGAAAAGGTGGCGGAGCACGTGCAACATGAAGTCGAGGTCGCAAGAGAATACCTCGAGTGGGCGACCGACCTTCATGAAATTGGCTTCGCAGTGGCCCATGGCGGACACCAAAAACTGGGAGCATGGCTCGTTGAAAACTCTGACATGCCAGGATTTACGCGCCGAGAACAGGCTACCTTAAGTTTTCTGATTCGCAATCAACGCAAGGCCATAACGCCCAACACCAGTGACTATGGCATTGTAGAAGACTGGGTGTTGGTTTTGGTCTTACGGCTCGCGATTTTGCTTAACCGCAGCCGCACACCCCAGAAAATGCCCCGACTGGAATTCAAGCTCAAGAGCAAACGATTTGAACTGCACATACCCGCTGATTGGCTCGGGGAGCACCCCCTGACAAACTTCGATCTGGAGCGCGAAACCAACTACTGGAGCGCCGTAGGTATCGAGTTTACAGTCTGTGAAACCTGA